The Micromonospora sp. NBC_01740 genome includes a window with the following:
- a CDS encoding DUF6114 domain-containing protein — protein MTAAGHHPVPAARRPGGRWRRWRRGRPFTAGVLIALGGTEMLVTLRAPLGVLLHVGPQGLAAYLVPAVLVLCGVLLVATPQQRVFYAVLSLLLGLVSWLTSNLGGFLVGMLLALVGGALAFAWTPDKRRQPAGATGAPAAPAPQTGTPPPQTGDPDDDAGDDELLPGLGTTHPTPADRG, from the coding sequence GTGACCGCCGCGGGACACCACCCGGTGCCAGCCGCCCGCCGACCCGGCGGGCGCTGGCGCCGCTGGCGGCGGGGCCGCCCGTTCACCGCCGGGGTGCTGATCGCGCTCGGCGGCACGGAGATGCTCGTGACCCTGCGCGCGCCGCTCGGGGTGCTGCTGCACGTCGGGCCGCAGGGGCTGGCCGCGTACCTGGTGCCGGCCGTCCTGGTGCTCTGCGGGGTGCTGCTGGTCGCCACTCCGCAGCAGCGGGTCTTCTACGCCGTGCTCTCGCTGCTGCTCGGGCTGGTCTCCTGGCTGACCTCGAACCTGGGCGGCTTCCTGGTCGGGATGCTCCTGGCCCTCGTCGGCGGGGCACTCGCCTTCGCCTGGACGCCCGACAAGCGGCGCCAACCGGCCGGCGCCACCGGGGCGCCCGCAGCACCGGCCCCGCAGACCGGAACACCGCCCCCGCAGACCGGGGACCCGGACGACGACGCGGGCGACGACGAGCTGCTGCCGGGCCTGGGCACGACGCACCCGACGCCCGCCGACCGGGGCTGA
- a CDS encoding TetR/AcrR family transcriptional regulator: MTTQRRPHPAPLPGARPGRDPDRAIKRGPRRLSAEAVAATQRDRLFDGLVREVATKGYDNARVTDICHAAGVTRPAFYALFSGKEDAFLAAYRHGVAVLSQLMESAYREAGPTWSDAARAALRTLLEVLASVPAFARMALVEVDAAGPDARRERDALLGSFRRFFADAGPGPTVDVDRDALVSTVVGGIHATVRSRVAQGRATELPQLLPVLTYAATAPFLGTDDAARATRLARPADGPGTTAPCAPAGEAATLS; this comes from the coding sequence TTGACCACGCAGCGCCGCCCGCATCCGGCACCCCTGCCGGGCGCACGCCCCGGTCGCGACCCCGATCGCGCGATCAAGCGTGGCCCGCGCCGGCTCTCCGCCGAGGCGGTGGCCGCCACCCAGCGCGACCGCCTCTTCGACGGGCTCGTGCGGGAGGTGGCGACGAAGGGCTACGACAACGCCCGGGTCACCGACATCTGCCACGCCGCCGGGGTGACCCGACCGGCCTTCTACGCCCTCTTCAGCGGCAAGGAGGACGCCTTCCTCGCCGCGTACCGGCACGGCGTCGCCGTGCTGTCGCAGCTCATGGAGAGCGCTTACCGGGAGGCCGGGCCGACGTGGTCGGACGCCGCCCGCGCCGCCCTGCGCACCCTGCTGGAGGTGCTGGCGAGCGTGCCCGCCTTCGCCCGGATGGCGCTCGTCGAGGTGGACGCGGCCGGCCCGGACGCCCGCCGGGAGCGCGACGCCCTGCTCGGCAGCTTCCGCCGGTTCTTCGCCGACGCCGGCCCCGGCCCGACGGTGGACGTGGACCGGGACGCGCTGGTCTCCACCGTGGTCGGCGGGATCCACGCCACAGTGCGCAGCCGGGTGGCCCAGGGCCGGGCGACGGAGCTGCCCCAGCTGCTGCCGGTGCTCACCTACGCGGCCACCGCGCCCTTCCTCGGCACCGACGACGCGGCCCGGGCGACGCGGCTGGCTCGCCCGGCCGACGGCCCGGGCACGACCGCGCCGTGCGCGCCGGCCGGCGAGGCGGCCACCCTGTCCTGA
- a CDS encoding PucR family transcriptional regulator: MFPTVREVLALDPVRHGAPRLVAGDAGLDRPVRWVHVTEVPDIAPLLGGGELVLTTGIGLPADDAGLRAFIGDLADVGVSGLVVELGRRYVSGVPRVMAAAAERRGLPLVELRRATPFVRITEAVHALIVDAQLTELRATEEIHQRFTELSVEGAGPSEVVRQAADLSGCPVVLENLSRQVLAYDPAGESAELLLDCWEQHSRRIRPAGRTAYDGDNGWLVTTVGARGQDWGRLLLRWPGGGDLAAGRRVFDPAEEGGAPVGVAAPPVVPPTRLTILVERAASTLALGRLIRRDAEGLERQIHRTLLTALLDHSLPVDEVALRARALGVLLERRHLVGVVVRHRADDPAGEGGPAPDQGQPGGPEAGPARLRDLAEAVGQALHEAKLTGLSSAIDDHAVGVLLALPEPAAEERSLAAFATALHRTRPDAPARSDGHARPDSLVRPEGHPRPGGSARPDGQARPGGPVRGDGPARSHGRTNGVARPAGGGLLVAAGSGVPSLREARRSLVEARQIADAARRDRRDLPVFRLPHVGLAGLLHLLRDEPRLQTFVERELGALLTHDAQHPREQLLGTLRAYLEQGRNKSAAAGAAHLSRPAFYERLARIRRVLDVDLDSVEACLSLHVALLALDAIRTHPASPR, encoded by the coding sequence CGGTCCGCCACGGCGCTCCGCGCCTGGTCGCCGGGGACGCCGGTCTCGACCGCCCGGTGCGCTGGGTGCACGTGACCGAGGTGCCCGACATCGCCCCGCTGCTCGGCGGCGGCGAGCTGGTGCTCACCACCGGGATCGGGCTGCCCGCCGACGACGCCGGGCTGCGCGCCTTCATCGGCGACCTGGCCGACGTGGGCGTCTCCGGCCTGGTCGTCGAGCTGGGCCGCCGGTACGTCAGCGGGGTGCCCCGGGTGATGGCCGCCGCCGCCGAGCGGCGCGGCCTGCCCCTGGTCGAGCTGCGGCGGGCCACCCCGTTCGTCCGGATCACCGAGGCCGTGCACGCGCTGATCGTCGACGCCCAGCTGACCGAGCTGCGGGCGACGGAGGAGATCCACCAGCGCTTCACGGAGCTGTCGGTGGAGGGCGCCGGCCCCAGCGAGGTGGTGCGGCAGGCCGCCGACCTCTCCGGCTGCCCGGTGGTGCTGGAGAACCTCTCCCGGCAGGTGCTCGCGTACGACCCGGCGGGGGAGAGCGCCGAGCTGCTGCTGGACTGCTGGGAGCAGCACTCGCGGCGGATCCGGCCGGCGGGGCGCACCGCGTACGACGGCGACAACGGGTGGCTGGTGACCACGGTGGGCGCCCGGGGGCAGGACTGGGGGCGGCTGCTGCTGCGCTGGCCCGGCGGGGGCGACCTGGCGGCGGGCCGGCGCGTGTTCGACCCCGCCGAGGAGGGCGGTGCGCCCGTCGGCGTCGCCGCGCCGCCCGTGGTCCCGCCCACCCGGCTGACCATCCTCGTCGAGCGGGCCGCCTCGACGCTGGCCCTGGGCCGGCTCATCCGGCGCGACGCCGAAGGCCTGGAACGGCAGATCCACCGTACGCTGCTCACCGCCCTGCTCGACCACTCGCTGCCGGTGGACGAGGTCGCCCTGCGGGCCCGGGCGCTCGGCGTGCTGCTGGAGCGCCGGCACCTGGTCGGGGTGGTGGTCCGGCACCGGGCCGACGACCCGGCGGGGGAGGGCGGCCCGGCCCCGGACCAGGGGCAGCCGGGCGGTCCGGAGGCCGGTCCTGCTCGGCTGCGTGATCTCGCCGAGGCGGTCGGGCAGGCGTTGCACGAGGCGAAGCTGACCGGGCTTTCCAGCGCCATCGACGACCATGCCGTCGGCGTGCTGCTCGCCCTGCCGGAGCCGGCGGCCGAGGAGCGGTCGCTGGCCGCGTTCGCCACCGCGCTGCACCGCACCCGCCCGGACGCCCCCGCCCGCTCGGACGGCCATGCCCGCCCGGACTCGCTCGTTCGCCCGGAGGGTCATCCTCGCCCGGGCGGCTCGGCTCGTCCCGACGGCCAGGCCCGCCCGGGCGGCCCCGTCCGTGGTGACGGACCGGCCCGGTCCCACGGGCGGACGAACGGCGTGGCCCGGCCGGCAGGCGGCGGACTGCTCGTCGCGGCCGGTTCTGGCGTGCCCAGCCTGCGGGAGGCGCGCCGGTCGCTGGTCGAGGCCCGGCAGATCGCCGACGCTGCCCGGCGGGACCGGCGGGACCTGCCGGTCTTCCGGCTGCCGCACGTCGGGCTGGCGGGGCTGCTGCACCTGCTGCGCGACGAGCCCCGGTTGCAGACCTTCGTCGAGCGGGAACTGGGCGCACTGCTGACCCACGACGCGCAGCACCCGCGGGAACAGTTGCTGGGCACCCTGCGGGCGTACCTGGAGCAGGGCCGCAACAAGTCGGCGGCGGCCGGGGCGGCACACCTGTCCCGACCGGCCTTCTACGAGCGCCTGGCCCGGATCCGCCGCGTCCTGGACGTGGACCTCGACTCCGTCGAGGCCTGCCTCTCCCTGCACGTGGCCCTGCTGGCCCTGGACGCCATCCGCACCCACCCCGCATCACCCCGCTGA
- the murD gene encoding UDP-N-acetylmuramoyl-L-alanine--D-glutamate ligase: MRLSDLRGRTVAVWGAGREGRAAVTAIAAHGPADLVAVDDSANFLSLPWEGPLAEAAPLVTGEEGFARLAAADVVVRSPGVPQTHPWLVELRRRGVTVTQGTALWMADHAARTIGVTGSKGKSTTSSLISHLLAAVDRPNVFGGNIGVPTLDLPEAELYVLELSSYQCSDLTDSPRVAVVTALFPEHLDAHGGEAEYYRDKLNLLAHGPRTVVVNGADPRLALELGDRAAVRAGLPDTAHVAGGADGTPWFHLGDRPLFPRAVLPLVGRHNEGNLCVALAVLDALGVDVVERRDTLAVAVAEFQGLAHRLTEIADPSGLTFVDDTLATSPYAAMHAIDAYEGRPLTVIVGGTDRGLDYAPLREHLAERELTVLGIPDSGARIVEALAGLPKVRTEVVDDLVDAVRLAREVTPADGVVLLSPAAPSYGRFRNFEHRSEVFAQAVRDTAG; this comes from the coding sequence GTGCGCCTGTCTGACCTGCGCGGACGTACCGTCGCCGTCTGGGGGGCCGGCCGGGAGGGCCGGGCCGCGGTGACCGCGATCGCCGCGCACGGCCCGGCCGACCTGGTCGCCGTCGACGACAGCGCCAACTTCCTCAGCCTGCCCTGGGAGGGGCCGCTGGCCGAGGCCGCGCCGCTGGTCACCGGCGAGGAGGGCTTCGCCCGGCTGGCCGCCGCCGACGTGGTGGTCCGCTCGCCCGGCGTGCCGCAGACCCACCCGTGGCTGGTGGAGCTGCGCCGACGCGGGGTGACCGTCACCCAGGGCACCGCCCTGTGGATGGCCGACCACGCCGCCCGCACGATCGGCGTCACCGGCAGCAAGGGCAAGAGCACCACCTCCAGCCTGATCAGCCACCTGCTCGCCGCCGTCGACCGGCCGAACGTCTTCGGCGGCAACATCGGCGTGCCGACGCTGGACCTGCCCGAGGCGGAGCTGTACGTGCTCGAGCTGTCCAGCTACCAGTGCAGCGACCTGACCGACTCGCCCCGGGTCGCGGTCGTCACCGCGCTCTTCCCCGAGCACCTCGACGCGCACGGCGGCGAGGCCGAGTACTACCGGGACAAGCTCAACCTGCTGGCGCACGGGCCACGGACCGTGGTGGTCAACGGCGCCGACCCGAGGCTCGCCCTCGAACTGGGCGACCGCGCGGCGGTGCGCGCCGGCCTGCCGGACACCGCCCACGTGGCCGGCGGCGCGGACGGTACGCCCTGGTTCCACCTCGGCGACCGGCCGCTGTTCCCGCGCGCGGTGCTACCCCTGGTCGGCCGGCACAACGAGGGCAACCTCTGTGTGGCGCTCGCCGTGCTCGACGCGCTCGGCGTCGACGTGGTGGAACGCCGGGACACGCTGGCCGTGGCGGTCGCCGAGTTCCAGGGGCTGGCCCACCGCCTCACCGAGATCGCCGACCCGTCCGGCCTGACCTTCGTCGACGACACCCTCGCCACCAGCCCGTACGCGGCCATGCACGCGATCGACGCGTACGAGGGGCGGCCGTTGACGGTGATCGTCGGCGGCACCGACCGGGGCCTGGACTACGCGCCGCTGCGCGAGCACCTCGCGGAGCGCGAGCTCACCGTGCTCGGCATCCCCGACAGCGGCGCCCGGATCGTCGAGGCGCTCGCCGGCCTGCCGAAGGTGCGTACCGAGGTGGTCGACGACCTGGTCGACGCCGTCCGGCTGGCCCGCGAGGTGACCCCGGCCGACGGGGTGGTGCTGCTCTCCCCGGCGGCGCCGAGCTACGGGCGGTTCCGCAACTTCGAGCACCGCTCCGAGGTCTTCGCCCAGGCGGTACGCGACACCGCCGGCTGA
- a CDS encoding DUF6230 family protein, with protein sequence MSEQIAPIEPDPPRSGVRWRRFAATLGTVVAGAAGMVVLTAQGVLGAQFAISGMPFTVTADKLTGTGFEQFATIDQMIPDSPNQGDTGGQVLVMVSAIDKAELTNLCQSINLGGVYLKITAGGAGTPVTARTLVVDGDEVAGNASFKNINVGQDASTLDQVPGVKGNPGVFAQQSDTVIITNLRQNNYATTAAVFNLPDLRMAFTSDGC encoded by the coding sequence ATGTCGGAGCAGATCGCACCGATCGAACCCGATCCGCCGCGCAGCGGCGTGCGCTGGCGCCGGTTCGCCGCCACGCTGGGCACCGTCGTGGCGGGTGCCGCCGGCATGGTCGTGCTGACCGCCCAGGGCGTACTGGGCGCGCAGTTCGCCATCTCCGGCATGCCGTTCACCGTCACCGCCGACAAGCTCACCGGCACGGGATTCGAGCAGTTCGCCACCATCGACCAGATGATTCCGGACAGCCCCAACCAGGGCGACACCGGCGGACAGGTCCTGGTGATGGTGTCGGCGATCGACAAGGCCGAGCTGACGAACCTCTGCCAGAGCATCAACCTGGGCGGCGTCTACCTGAAGATCACCGCCGGCGGCGCCGGCACACCGGTCACCGCCCGCACCCTGGTCGTCGACGGCGACGAGGTCGCCGGCAACGCCTCCTTCAAGAACATCAACGTCGGGCAGGACGCCAGCACCCTCGACCAGGTCCCCGGGGTCAAAGGCAACCCCGGCGTCTTCGCCCAGCAGTCGGACACGGTGATCATCACCAACCTGCGGCAGAACAACTACGCCACCACGGCGGCCGTCTTCAACCTGCCCGACCTGCGCATGGCGTTCACCTCCGACGGATGCTGA